GACCACAAAAGTGGGTGATCCAGTCCAATATTACTCCCTAAAATTGCACCCATTCCAACAGGCAAAGAAACGATAATGGCAAAAAGAACAGACGCATGAAATTTAACTTTAGCTAAAAATAATGGCGTAAACATGGCAATACCTTCTGGAATATTATGCAAAATGATCGTTTGAAGTACTGAATTGCTTAGTCCCATATTCTGACTTGAACCAAAAGCAATACCTAATGGAAAATTATGTAGGGAAATGCTAAACATAAGAAATAGACCAGTGCGAATGTATAAATTTTCATTTTGTTTATCAGTGTCTCTAAAAATCCTATGAGATGCTTTATGGATAATAAAAAAAAGGAATATTCCCGTTAAAAAGCCTGTAATAAATAAAATCCAACCGCCTAATTTAATACTTTCAGGTACAATTTCAAAATAGACTAATCCAATAATCATTCCTGCACATAAGGCATACGTGGTTGCGATACTTTGTTGAAACCTATTAAGAAATAGCGCTATTAATCCACCGATACTAAGCCCTATTGTCGTTGTAACAAAACCAATAAATCCTAAATAATACATACAGCACTCCTTTTTGAATATATAAACATATATGGTGAATCAGGAGTATTTATTCAAATAAAAGCAAAAACGAACGTATTCCCCCTATCTCAAATATTGGGAATATGATAACATGTGTCTGAATCTCTTAATTTTAGAAAAGAAAGGAAGTGCGGATTTGAAAAAGATATTGAAACCATTAATTAGTGTTATTGCCATTGGTGCCCTCTCTCTGTCTATCAATCTAGATAACAATGTATCAGCTAATGAAATTGCAAATACATGTAAGTATGATTCGACATCGAAAGTTAACCCTGATTATTCAACAATGAACTGTTTGTTAACCGAAACTGCATTGATTTATGATGTTCCGCCTGAAATTGTGAAGGCAATAGCGGAAGGCGAAAGTGGAAATTGGCGTCATTTCGATGTGAATGGTGAAGCGATTGTAACAGCTGATAATGGAATTGGCATTATGCAAATTACAAATCAAGCCGACTACAATCAAGATAGACTAAAAAGCGATCTTGTCTATAATATTCGAGCGGGTGTAGAGACGCTTAATAAAATGTTTAAGCGGAAGGATTTGCCTAGCATCAACGGAGGGGAAAAAAATGTACTGGAACATTGGTACTTCGCTATCATGGCTTATAACGGTACGAAGCCAGTAAATAGTCCAATTATCCAAGCAACTGGTGAAAGAAATGCAACTGCCTATCAAGAAAAAATTCTTCAAATCATCGAGAAATTGGAATTACTAGACTTAACAGTGCCGCATTTTTCACGCGAACATTTTCAATATGACTCTAGCAGCAAGGAAAATATTAAATTTTCAGAAATGAACTATGATTTTGATTTACCATATACAAAATCAAAGTATTTTTTTGAAACAAATCAAAAAGTTATTGTAACTACTAAAAACATTAGGGAAAGACCTACTACGGATAGTCAGACTGTAGGGACATTACGTGAAGGTGAAACGGTTACCATTACAGGTCCTTTTGAATATGAAGAAGTACCAACAAAGACAAACCATTTTGTTTGGTATCCAGTAAAAAGAAATGACGGCACCAAAGGGTATGTAGCATCAAGTTATTTAAGCGACGCTGCTTTACCATCTACAACTCCAGTTAATACGAGTAAGGACTTTTCATCTTACGCTAAAAAGTTTGCCGACTTCAGTACTACAGCTTGGTGGAGAGATGATATGATTTGGGCCATCGACCGAGGTTTAATTAGTGGTTACGGTAACGTATGGAACGCAAAAACAAAGAAATACGAAACGCAGTTACAACCGAACACACAATTAACAGAAGCTCACTTCCTAACAATCTTCTTCCGTTTCGCTCAAAAAGTTGAATTAGCAAGTGTAAAAAACACATCGACTTGGAATAAAAGTGGGTTATACAATATGGCGAAAAAGTACAAAATGCCTGTACTAGCGAATGAAGAATCTACAGCCTCTAAAGGTCTTGCGGATAAAGGCATTAGACGTGGTAAATTGGCACAACTGATGGCATCTTACTACTATGGGAATAAAGTAAGTGAAAACGAAGCTATTCAATTTTTCTTAGATAATGGGATTACTACAGCTACATCAATCGGTAGCTATAACCGTGACGAAATTTTAACTCGTTCTCAAATATCAGCGTTTATTCAAAGATATGAATCATTCGTATCAAAGCAAAAATAATGAAATTTAGAAACGGTTGCGTTAATTGCAATCGTTTTTTGAATTTTACGGCTGATAATATTGTATAGGAGCTAACCACTATACCATCATTATTATGTAATAGGGTTATGAAGGTGAAATATTTTTTTGATTTTTGAAACATTTCCATTATTTACACGTAAATGAATATAAAGCTATCTAATAGGGGGTAAAGAAGATGAAGAAAAAAATGTTTACAACTGTTTTAGCGTCAGCAATAGCAATTCCTGCAGTCGTTGTACCAGTAAGTGCGGATACGGTATTTACGGATATTTCACCTATGAGCGAATATGCGGAGGCTGTGCAATTTTTATCGGCAGAAAAATTGATTACAGGATATAGTGATCACACATTCCGACCAGAACAATCGATTTCGCGTCAACATGTCATCTCGATCATTAACAATGCAGTGGATTTAACGCCAATACGAGAAGCAAAGGCGTTCTCTGATGTTCCGACAAATCACCCGTATTCCGAAGCAATTCAAAAAGCATACCGTGCAGGCATTATTGATGGCTATGAAGATAGCACATTTAAACCAGACCAAGCAATTACACGAGCACAAGCAGCAAAAGTAATGGCACTCGCGTTTAAACTACAACCCGGTGAAAAGGTTACATTCCAAGATGTGGCGAAAAACCATTGGAGCATGCCATATATACAAGCCTTTGCTAGTAGTGGTGTTACTACGACTGGTCTGTTCCATCCAAACGACCAACTGACGAGAGGGCATTATGCGCTATTTTTATATCGCTTAATATC
The sequence above is a segment of the Solibacillus sp. FSL H8-0523 genome. Coding sequences within it:
- a CDS encoding ZIP family metal transporter: MYYLGFIGFVTTTIGLSIGGLIALFLNRFQQSIATTYALCAGMIIGLVYFEIVPESIKLGGWILFITGFLTGIFLFFIIHKASHRIFRDTDKQNENLYIRTGLFLMFSISLHNFPLGIAFGSSQNMGLSNSVLQTIILHNIPEGIAMFTPLFLAKVKFHASVLFAIIVSLPVGMGAILGSNIGLDHPLLWSLIISSAIGMMIIVTIKEIYFEALNQSSVVYSLLMTGIGTLIIWVYLNLI
- a CDS encoding SH3 domain-containing protein gives rise to the protein MKKILKPLISVIAIGALSLSINLDNNVSANEIANTCKYDSTSKVNPDYSTMNCLLTETALIYDVPPEIVKAIAEGESGNWRHFDVNGEAIVTADNGIGIMQITNQADYNQDRLKSDLVYNIRAGVETLNKMFKRKDLPSINGGEKNVLEHWYFAIMAYNGTKPVNSPIIQATGERNATAYQEKILQIIEKLELLDLTVPHFSREHFQYDSSSKENIKFSEMNYDFDLPYTKSKYFFETNQKVIVTTKNIRERPTTDSQTVGTLREGETVTITGPFEYEEVPTKTNHFVWYPVKRNDGTKGYVASSYLSDAALPSTTPVNTSKDFSSYAKKFADFSTTAWWRDDMIWAIDRGLISGYGNVWNAKTKKYETQLQPNTQLTEAHFLTIFFRFAQKVELASVKNTSTWNKSGLYNMAKKYKMPVLANEESTASKGLADKGIRRGKLAQLMASYYYGNKVSENEAIQFFLDNGITTATSIGSYNRDEILTRSQISAFIQRYESFVSKQK